The Trichomycterus rosablanca isolate fTriRos1 chromosome 13, fTriRos1.hap1, whole genome shotgun sequence sequence CCTAAGCACCACCAataccagctactcaatccaccattACAGCGATTCAGACTTTCAAGAAAAAAGACCAAAAACAGGGATTTTTATAAAGCGCTGAGGCATTTGATTCAATGAAcacctccatgccccctgcAAGTCCTGATGGATGTCAGGTGAATGTGATACTACCATTCACACCACTGCCTCTCTATGTGGCAGGTGGACCAGTAACATGTATGTGAAATGTACATATATTCATTTGAATATGGTCACAATGTTTTccctttatatatttttttgtttatgtttataaatacagtacatacttTTTGTTTAAGAACAAAGTTAAAAATTGAAAGTAGATGCACTAAAGTCATATAGTTATGTAATGAagttatattttaaaaactggGTGGGAAAACTGTAAATACAGTGTAAAGCACTAGCACAACATTCAGATTTTTGataggtgttttaaaacttggACAGTAATGCATTTATAGTTGTGTAGATCTGCATGTCAGTGCAGAATTATACTGTGTACGTGTTTCAAAGCACAACTTTAAGCCCAAAGCTTTCAACCACATTTCCTTATCAAACTGAACAGTGGTTAGTTTGAAGAAAGAACAAAACGTGCAACTTTTGCTTTTCAGTGTGCTGCTAAATTTTACATggtatttactgtatattactGAGTAGTAATCAGCTATTTAGCAAGGTCTTGTCATGAACAAATTTTGGTTTGTTCTTATGGGAAGAGGAAGTTTGTTACTAATGTTTGTGTAACTAATTCTGTGTGACTAATTTGTGTGAAGCCGCCAACCACGTCTGTATACTGGCCAGTGGTGCGTTTTTCCAAAGCACATACATAACACCACACTTGtgttttcatatttttatacaGCTTGTCCTGGTGTAAAAGTGTGTTCGCAATTAACAggctactttttatttattttattgttagaaAGTTGCAACATGGGTTTTTGGGAACCTTAATTAGGTCAACAAACCTACAATAGCATTGTGCCAAGTAGTGACTATCTTCAAAAAATCATTTAGAGCATTTCTTTTTACTGACATAATAATGCCAGTTATAAAACATAACTGTATTAACTTAAACATAGAACATAGACATagaattattgtttttttatatattgatattttgtgtgagtgtgttgccTGTGTGTGGGTGGTTGTGTGTTTCCAAAGGTACTGTGATTAGGTCTCACCTtgcaaaaacaagctaaaattaATTGTCTACACTAAATTCCCCCTAGTTGTGAAAAAGTGAGTAAATTACACAGTTAATTACAATGAATTAtctaatgtataaataaatacaatttactGTGGAAAACAAAGTGTCTGAAAGACCATCTTTCTTAACTCTTATTCCATAGGTTTTCATTTGCCAAAAGTTTATCTCGTCTCAGTTCTCTTGCCTCATGTGTCTCCACTTCTTTAACtaatattaaaaagaaatgaCTTCCGGTCACTCTGTTGCATCACACCTGAGTGAATTCAGGGTAACGGTAATGTGAATCATTCTCACCACTGGGATTCTCTTGTAACAGTCCAGCCGATGGCTTATTTGCAGGAGTTTCGGAGACCGTGGTTTCTATGCTTTTTTTGCGCTTCTTAATTAAGATGCCACTGCAAAGGTTGCTCATGCTTCTGTGAATCTCTTTGCGGATGTTATCGCTGGCCAGCACATACAGAATGGGGTTAATAGCACTGTTAATGGTGGACAGACCTAAAGAGATACTATAAGGTGTGTAGAGGGCTTGGTGTAAGCTGCAGTCCTTTTGTAAAATGTCAGTGAAATGAAAACTGATTGCCCGTATCAAAAGGATGATGTGGTAGGGGGCAAAGCAGACCAGGAAAAACAAGATGACTGCCAAAGCAAGGTTACGGACTTTACATTTCTGCTCTGCACTCAAACCATGGCTGGCCATCACCTTAGCAAAAATAGCATGGTTGGTAAACATCAGGAAAAACAAAGGAATAAGGAAGCCAACAACAAAGCGAGCGTAGTTGAATCCAGTCAAGGTAAATGTGTTGTGCCTGGGCTCAAAGCAACGTTTCTCATCTGTGTTCTCAGTTTCACCTTCTGTCATAGTAAACACTGGCATATGGCCCAGTGCCACTACCATCACAATTATGAAACTGACCATCACAGCTCGTTTTCTCTGCCTCAGACCTCGAGATTCCACTGAATACACCACAGCCAGGTAACGgtccacagacacacagcacaAGAGAAAGATGCTGATGTACATATTGTTGAAGAAGATGTAACCTGTGACTTTACAAGCCAAAGAGCTAAAGTGCCAGCGATGACCACTGTTTACATAAATAGCCCATAAAGGTAGTGTGCCTAGATACATCAGgtcacatgcagtcagactcaGAAGGAAAACGCCCAACACATTCTTCTGCCTCACTTGGAGAAAAGTGAGGTAGACTGTGATTATGTTGGCAGGTAAACCCACGATGAGAACAATGCTGTACAAAACCAGGAGAGGAATTTGGTCATTTTCAAATGGAAGGATGCAGATTTTGGTTGAGTTTGATGGAACTGAAGAGGATCCATTCAGCACATCCATGGTCACTAAACATTAGAGACCTAAACAAGAGGCCACAAAAGAACAGAGAGTAAATTAGTAATCTGTGTTGTGAATAGTCCTAATTTAGAATGTAGAACATTCTCAATGTGACATTTAGATGTAATAAACGTaacagcaataaaataaattaagatttttttgttttatctgaAAGGCCTGTTATGATTTGCTTATGGaactttttttttgtatctcctgtacaacatttatttttagtttaattaGGGCCGGAGTTGAAATACAAAGTGAACAGAACACCTTTTCATTATACGACACCATGCACTCACTCGCACTTAAGGCAAGTTAGAGTAGCCAAACCAGCTCCGCTATGTTTTGGAGGGCGGAagcaacccacacagacacagagagaccaTGCCAAATTCAAAGACAGTGATTGGAGGCAAAGTTGGAACTCCCCAGCGTCTGTGTTACAATAGATGTCTTACCTCATTTCCTTTGGCTTAGTAACGTTTTTCAGAAAGAACTCACTTAAATTACCCATTTTTGGCCAGTTTCAGTTCTGACAAAACAGTGTGCTGGGGTGGTGGATGGCATGTAGTGCTAAAACATGTGGCCAagagtatgtagacacctgaccatgagcttgttggacatcctattctgAATATATAGACATTAATATAGCTTACACTCTTTTGCAAAGGCTTgggaagattttggagtgtatctgtgggattttgtgtttattcagtTAAAGAGCACTTGTAAGcttaggcactgatgttggatgagaagtggttcccacaaagttggaagcatcattcattttatttaaacatgggTTCACATCTAAAACATACAGTATGAACTCATTAATTATAAAGGGCAGaccacatccggcccgcgagacatccctaaccggcccgcatgaggttcgtggcaattaaaaattagacataaataaatgtacagtacatcacacatacaatataacaggattgattttgacgggagcgctgtgtctttaaatatccgcaaGTTTCGTTTTACGTGTGTGCGCGAGTGTATCGGGCTTCACCGTTCaccgagtttttaacaagacacgaacttctgaagtatttatttactgaagtcaggtgtaacgctggttaacgatcacaatttaggctctaaatcgctgttatggtactaaacTCAGAAATAcatgaagcttcactaactaaactgcaaaagcaacaaggataaagtttaacacatccagaactgaagcagtcaggaccagctttgtgattttaataagaatattcaacaataacaaaggactgaaaaacagcaaatgaggtgattatactaaaaaaaaatagtgtaaagtttaaaaaccttttgttcacatttgttttctttgtttgttttttttgcatttgtttgtttaaatagtaaactAACGtaacaagccgtagcctagtggttagggtactggactagtaatcagaaggtcgctggttcaagccccaccactgcctggttgctgctggcccttaaccctcaattgctcagactgtgtactgtaactttattgtaagtcactttggataaaggtgtctgctaaatgctgaaaatgtaaataaagagataaaattaatattgagcagaattaagttcaccttattggtccggcccttcacaacagtcccagtttcttatgtggccccttcgaaaatttaattgcccacccctgataaagggtgtttttttcttttggtcaTATTGTTATGTATGCAGTAAGTGACATTTGGGGGacattttgagcatatctgaatatttgAATGTTTACACCTGCTCATTCATGTAACTGTCCAATCAGCCGTGTAATGCTTAAAATCAAACAAACTCAGGTCAGTTTTAGTTAATGGTAACATTTAAACAGCAAAATATGAAAATTAATCTAATTGACTGTGACATGGTTGTTGGTGCCAGTTGGGTTGATctaagtacaaacttggttggtTTATATCCCAACGTTTTAATTTTTCATCAAAACAGTCTCTAGAGTTTACACAGAATATAAGACACAAAACAACATCCAGTGAGCAAAGGTTTAGCAGGTACAAACACTCTTGATGATGAGAGACACATGACAATGGCCCAGACTGATTCAAGCTGACAGGAAAACTGAACTTAAATAACCAGCGCAGACCACATTTTATTTCACCTCTTCCAGCCCAATCTGAGGCTACAATAAGCATGTAgagttatttaaaaattaaagatAAGTTTCTTGGTCTAATAAATTTGATtgctaatacaaataaatgcataaattagACGCTTGTATTTTCAGTAAATAATGAAGCATTGTTTGCATATAATGCACACTGGTTTATGGCTCAACAGTAAAACAAATGTGTCTAAAATAGTCTGAAATAATGaagtataaaaatatttagaaGTCTGATTACTTAATGCACCGAACATATTtgagtaaatattaaaatgtatactataaaataaaataacataaatagcTGGTAGCAATTTCACTCAATTAAGACTAACTCTAAATGTTCCTAATGTAAGTAGAATTAGTTATTAAAAGTATTTATGTATATCTTATAAAATGTTTACACAATGTAAAAACTTAGTAATTACactgttttgtttagttttaggtTATCCTTGAGTAATATTTAGtattaatagtaaataaaataatacttactGTAATGAAGCATGTGCTGTAGATAGTCTACTGtcttttcatttttaacacTAGCAAAAAGTGTTGCGGAACACACAAACTTCCTCTAATCAAAACCACAATAGTGCGCATCGCTTTCCTTTAGGTAACGCCCTAGTATAGTATTTCTTTTAAGCCCTAGTATAGTATTCTGTACAATCTACAGTCATGCTGTTTAAATACCCACAGTGAAAGATGGAAAATAATCAGTACACATTTTTGTTGGATcatgtttattatataaatatgttaCTCAGACAATTATGTTTGTATTTAGATGCCCTACTGGCTGACAGACCCtggatcaaaccctggatcccagtggtagtgtttacctttatttgtattttagatAGAAAGCCTGCTTGTTGCAATCTAAATCTGGccacatttttctttatttttctatttactattatctatctatttattcatttatttttctgttacaaaacagaaatgtgaataaaataaatgacatttgtatttattgtacaaaggggcagctgtagcctagtggttaaggtactggtccagtaaccagaaggttgccggttcaagccccaccactgccaggtttccactgttgggcccttgagcaaggcccttaaccctcaattgcttagacagtatactgtcacagtgctgtaagtcgctttggataaaagcgtctgctaaatgctgaaaatgtaaatgtaaaaatgtttacattaaaaCTGGAGATGGGAACGTTAATCTGTGGCAGTAGCCATGCTGTACACACGGAGCTTTTTCATTGTGACGCGAAATTCCGTTTCCAGTCATTTCTACGAGCAACAAAACCGGAGGTTGGTGTGAGGAGAGTTCCAGAAGTGTGTAGCCGGTGTAGCGTTGCTCATCTCTCTGCCTCTCTGCCTCATTTTTAGTAGTACAGTTTTAATTCAACCGAATTATCATGGCTAAGTGGGGAGAAGGAGATCCTCGGTGGATTGTTGAAGAGAGAGCGGATGCGACTAATGTGAACAACTGGCATTGGTAAGCAGAGAGGAGAAACAGCTAAGCCGGCGTGGAGCTGCTGTTAGCCATGTTAGCTAACCGTGCTTTACCATCAGTCGGTAACCTTATCACAGAGATTTAAAAAACGAACTGTCAGCTGTATACTTCATATCAGCCAATCTCTTTCTATGATGCTTTATAACGGTATCTGTGTGTATTTACTACACGTGGCTTTATTGGGCAGTTGCCTTAGCAGATAGCTTCGTAGCTACACATATATTAATAAAGGAATGGACAGTTCGGAGCATCAGGACACCTCACCTCAGTTGGCGATGCATTTTGTTAACAAACAGCTAATAACACTGTGTTAATATTGATTGGGAATAAGACCGACATTACTGTGCTTCCATGTTTTATAAGCGAGCTAACTGTTTTGTCGTTTTTTTTGGCTTGTTCGGCTGTAAATATGACGATATATTTCACTATACTGTAAGAGACTGTGAATAAACGATGCTTAATCGCGATATTTGCAGCATAAATCGGCTTGTAACATATACTTATacatataattacatttataccGACAGATACTTGGTCAGATGTTGTGTGAAACCTCACTGCTTAAAGCATTAAACTGACAAACAGCTAAGAATGGTAAAGACAAAAACACTGTGCAGGTTATCCATGTTTTTGGTCAGTCCATATTAGATGAGCTTAAACCCAGAGAAGTCGGTTGCACATCTGGAGGGTTGCAGTAGTCTTGAAGCATGTTTTATGGCAGACTGTATTGGGAGAGATTTAATGTAAAAGTTGGCACCCATAAGGAACTATAAAGATGCCATGCAGCATTGTTAAATGCAGCAGCTATATTTTATAGGACCCATGTATAAggtgttttaaatatttaaatggtgttttatttcttgtgttaaattaaataaaactgccTGTGTTCCAAGGTGTAAAGTTGGAAATCTGTCATTTGGATTAATAACGCCAGGTatctttgttatttttttctggTAGGACGGAGAGAGATGCTACAAACTGGTCTTCAGAGAAATTAAAAGAGCTTATGATGGGGCTAAACGTAGAAAACGATGAAGGCAAGTGTGAGGTCACAGAGGTCAGCAGTGTAGAAGGCGAAGCTTCCATCAACAACCGGAAAGGAAAGCTTATATTCTTCTATGAGTGGAATTTAAAGGCCATATGGAAAGGTAAGAGTGGGCGCTCATGAACCTAGACTAATTGAATTTGTTTAAATAGAATTTAATAATTGGATCATTATAATAAAGATATTCCAGGTTTTCTGTTTATTTGGAACTTGTGTAAACCAGTGGTTCCCAAAGGGGAGATGTGGAGTTATTGACGGTGGGTGCGCAGCAACTTATGTGAGAGAGGTTATTCTGCAGTGGCCtcaataaagaaaaatacaggTTAAAGCTGGACGTCAAAAATGAATCACGAGTGGCGGTCTCGCAGCTGCAaccttgatttaaaaaaaaaaaaatctgcatcACAAAGAAAGCCCACACCAGTCCCTAAAACGATGTGGGATTAGAAAGGTGTAATTTGTTCAGGGAGCTGGTTAAGTTTTAAAGCCATTTTGTGCATATTGGCAATGTTTGTTGAAAATATGTTGAAAGCAATGAATGCTGTTACACAAAATTTAAaatacagccgctcaggtggcgcagcggtaaaaacacacactgttcaccagagcggccacatgaacaacgatctcTCTCTCAGAGTAGtgcgattatgacctctgctggctggttggtggcgcctgctcggagatgggaaaggagtgcggtagagggtgtggctctccatacacagcgctgtactgcactgcactcgtcaagtgtaggtgataagatgttcgattgctgtgcacgtgtcggagggggcgtggagcagcctcgtcctccccaatcgggagcagggaccagcattagtgagaggatgattgacgggcagaaattggatgcactaaagtgggagaaaaggggggggGTGTAAAATACATAATGCATGTCACTTGTGATAATTCCACTGTAACAGTAATTGGCTACTTTATTTTGTGTTCAATTTTGTTTGTACGGAATACACTGTTTTGGAAGCAAAAGACCTGTGTGTCAGAGTAGGGAGGGAGGGGGGGCGAAAATATTCTCATGATTTAGAAACCATCGGTGTAAACAGACAAGCAATAGAATTACAccagtgtttttttacatttcatccAGGCTTTTTTAATTggagtgtgtttatatacaaatatacctAAGAACTGCAGATTTTAGTAATCATTTGATAAACAAGTTAATATTCATGATTCATGTTTTCATGGTGTTTCATGATGTTTTCATGGTTCCAGTCTGCATATTTTACAGCTTTAAAATTAAAGGCATAAGCAGCATACAAGTGCCAGATTACTGGGCTAAAACCCAGGTGTCTGTTAGATTTTGCAGTATAATTATCTAATTTGTATTACTTGTTTTTTGTAGGGACCTCAAAATCAGGAATCAAATACAAAGGAAATGTCGAAATTCCAAATCTGTCAGATGAAAATGATATGAAGGACCTTGATGTGAGTAACCCAATAATACAAATCTATTTAATTAAAGactgattttatttgtttaattattcattcaaataattgtaattataatcaatctatgttttttgtttttgttggggCGCAGATCAATGTGACTCTTTGTAAAGATGAGCCCGACACACCACTTTATAGTCTCATGAGGAAGGAAGGGGCAAATAAAATCCGTGAGGCACTGAGCAGCTACGTTGGGCTTCTTAAATCAGGTCAgccttttttttgttgttgttgcttattgttttgtttttatgttggtTTATCATTTGATTCCCAtaaaagtaacatttaaaaaaactctTATTAGTCTGAAAAACTCCTATTAGTGTAGAACATGTTTACACTGCAGTAACAGAGTAAAACCACTAGAGGTCAATAAATAAAGTCAGATTGAGTACTGGATGCAGTAGTAAATAGTAAGGACAATACAGGGTTGATGGAATGACcttgtcatatttacatatattcaTGCACAGTATAGTTTTTTTTCCTGCATGCACCAGCCTCTTTAAaatctggggtcagagcacaggggtagacattgtacagcgcccctgaagcagaggGACCTAGAGGGCTTGCttagtggcccaacagtggctgtgatTTGAAGCCAATAATACAATGTCAAGAATTTTTTGACAACATAAATCTATCAGTTTATGAAGTAGTGCAACAATCTGTTGTTTAAAACTGGCAGTTTGTAATGTAACATTTTACAGTTTAATGGTGTAGGTGTGCAAATTTGTGATGCACTTTTCTGATCTTTTATTTGTATTCTGTTGCAGAGTTTACACAGGGTATGATCCTACCCACAGCCAACGGTGTAACTAAACAACCAATAGCTCAAGCAAATGTCAAAATGGACAAGACTAAAGTAAGCACTAAACTGATATCTATTCATTAGTTCCTTTGACCAACAAAAATACAGaataataagaaaacaataataaaaaaaataatgatatgaAAGATTAGGCAAGTATGGATTAtataagtgtattttttttgtgaTTTAACTGTTCAGATTGGCTCCAGTGGCACAGCACCTCCTCCCTGCACAGGAGTCAAGATTCCCACTTGCAAGTTCTCTCTGACTGATACTTTCCTTACTTCCCCTGATGAGCTTTACAGAGTGTTCCTCAAACAAGAAGTAAGTCATGTTTCATCCTGTATTACTTGAAAGCTGTCAAGTATTACAGCTTAATCAATCAGACACAGATATTGAGGtaataaatctgtctgtctgtgtagatgGTGCAGGCATTTACACACACAGCTGCTGTGGTTGAGCCAGAAAAAGGAGGCAAGTTCCGTTTATTGGATGGAAACGTCTTTGGGGAGTTTCAGGAACTGGTGAGacatcttacatttacattttcttcaaACAGTAGGAATAACAATAAGGACACACTGCTATAGTTATTGCTGCTCTGTCTGCAGTCATTTTCACAACGTATGTTCAGTGATTAAGAACGTGTAAGATCATGCTGTTGGTGTTCTCATGCACACTCAGTCAAACTCAGTGATTTAACATAATTGGTGTGACCATGTCTTGTTTCTTTTGTCCATGAACAGGGAAGATAATAATGAActaaaatagaaatgtacatttttatgtGATCAGTTTTTGCACGTGGATTT is a genomic window containing:
- the ahsa1b gene encoding activator of 90 kDa heat shock protein ATPase homolog 1b isoform X2; this encodes MRTERDATNWSSEKLKELMMGLNVENDEGKCEVTEVSSVEGEASINNRKGKLIFFYEWNLKAIWKGTSKSGIKYKGNVEIPNLSDENDMKDLDINVTLCKDEPDTPLYSLMRKEGANKIREALSSYVGLLKSEFTQGMILPTANGVTKQPIAQANVKMDKTKIGSSGTAPPPCTGVKIPTCKFSLTDTFLTSPDELYRVFLKQEMVQAFTHTAAVVEPEKGGKFRLLDGNVFGEFQELVSDEKIVMKWRYNTWPSGHYATVTLTFTDKVNETELKIDCRGVPESEEDRTREGWQRYYCQAIKQTFGYGARLY
- the gpr132a gene encoding probable G-protein coupled receptor 132: MDVLNGSSSVPSNSTKICILPFENDQIPLLVLYSIVLIVGLPANIITVYLTFLQVRQKNVLGVFLLSLTACDLMYLGTLPLWAIYVNSGHRWHFSSLACKVTGYIFFNNMYISIFLLCCVSVDRYLAVVYSVESRGLRQRKRAVMVSFIIVMVVALGHMPVFTMTEGETENTDEKRCFEPRHNTFTLTGFNYARFVVGFLIPLFFLMFTNHAIFAKVMASHGLSAEQKCKVRNLALAVILFFLVCFAPYHIILLIRAISFHFTDILQKDCSLHQALYTPYSISLGLSTINSAINPILYVLASDNIRKEIHRSMSNLCSGILIKKRKKSIETTVSETPANKPSAGLLQENPSGENDSHYRYPEFTQV
- the ahsa1b gene encoding activator of 90 kDa heat shock protein ATPase homolog 1b isoform X1; this translates as MAKWGEGDPRWIVEERADATNVNNWHWTERDATNWSSEKLKELMMGLNVENDEGKCEVTEVSSVEGEASINNRKGKLIFFYEWNLKAIWKGTSKSGIKYKGNVEIPNLSDENDMKDLDINVTLCKDEPDTPLYSLMRKEGANKIREALSSYVGLLKSEFTQGMILPTANGVTKQPIAQANVKMDKTKIGSSGTAPPPCTGVKIPTCKFSLTDTFLTSPDELYRVFLKQEMVQAFTHTAAVVEPEKGGKFRLLDGNVFGEFQELVSDEKIVMKWRYNTWPSGHYATVTLTFTDKVNETELKIDCRGVPESEEDRTREGWQRYYCQAIKQTFGYGARLY